One window from the genome of Megalobrama amblycephala isolate DHTTF-2021 linkage group LG4, ASM1881202v1, whole genome shotgun sequence encodes:
- the cetn4 gene encoding caltractin, translating into MASSFRKPSATTNQRKRAGPKPELTEEQKQEIKEAFDLFDTDGSGTIDVKELKVAMRALGFEPKKEEIKKMIADIDKEGSGVINFNDFLSMMTQKMSEKDSKEEILKAFRLFDDDCTGKISFKNLKRVAKELGENLTDEELQEMIDEADRDGDGEINEQEFLRIMKKTSLY; encoded by the exons ATG GCTTCCAGCTTCAGGAAACCCAGTGCCACAACGAACCAGCGAAAGAGAGCAGGTCCCAAACCAGAGCTGACAGAGGAACAAAAGCAGGAGATCAAAGAGGCGTTCGATCTGTTCGACACAGACGGGTCTGGAACGATAGATGTGAAGGAATTGAAG GTTGCTATGAGAGCTCTGGGGTTTGAGCCAAAGAAAGAAGAGATAAAAAAGATGATCGCTGATATTGATAAAGAAGGATCGGGCGTTATCAACTTCAATGATTTCCTTTCTATGATGACACAGAAAATG AGCGAGAAGGACTCAAAAGAAGAAATCCTCAAGGCTTTCAGGCTTTTCGACGATGACTGCACAGGCAAAATCTCTTTCAAAAATCTCAAGCGAGTGGCCAAAGAGCTCGGGGAGAACCTCACAGACGAGGAGCTACAG GAAATGATCGACGAGGCCGACAGAGACGGCGACGGAGAGATTAATGAGCAGGAGTTTCTACGGATCATGAAAAAGACCAGTCTGTACTGA